From one Pseudomonadota bacterium genomic stretch:
- a CDS encoding four helix bundle protein encodes MVGRVLSAVFLICFLNLNLLSELCVFRFFTIARASSAEVGACIDLMRAFRLLTPVEAAALKSRLEAISKMLWGLMR; translated from the coding sequence ATGGTAGGGCGAGTTCTGAGCGCCGTTTTCTTAATCTGTTTTCTCAATCTGAATCTGCTCTCTGAGCTCTGTGTTTTCCGCTTCTTTACGATCGCCCGCGCCAGCTCGGCCGAAGTAGGCGCTTGCATCGACCTCATGCGCGCCTTCAGGCTGCTCACGCCAGTTGAGGCAGCCGCCCTCAAATCGCGCCTTGAGGCCATCAGCAAAATGTTATGGGGCTTGATGAGATAA
- a CDS encoding Rne/Rng family ribonuclease — protein MPNELIINVTLGETRVARLENGVVTELTIERKREEGVVGNIYKGRIARVMPGMQAAFVDIGLDRTAFLHASDVVKDLAGYDEEGAELPSSLADVELPAKAPRGRHRKIEDIIKDGQEILVQVEKEPLGSKGARVTSHVSLPGRFLVYMPTINHVGVSRRIGDHEERTRLRSMIHKLRKGTGGFIVRTVSSGVADREFADDIGYLTKTWEEIEQAASKAKAPSLVHAELDVISRVVRDLFTPDIDRVVVDSPDAHERICEFVGSFMPKGESAVELYRGAEPIFDAFGIEIEITRALGHKVWLKSGGYIIIEQTEALTAIDVNTGRFVGRRNVDDTILKTNLEAVKEIVYQLRLRGIGGIIIIDFIDMERAADRQKVQNALKEALKGDRARTTISKISDLGLVEMTRKRTREDLRRQLTNTCPYCEGKGCLKSPITVCYEIFREISREAPELKSKQILVCCHPSVADVLYDEERAYLEQLEERFGRRIQIKSVAEYHVEQFDVMEK, from the coding sequence ATGCCCAATGAACTGATCATAAACGTCACCCTCGGCGAGACGCGGGTCGCCCGTCTCGAGAACGGCGTTGTCACCGAGCTCACCATCGAGCGCAAGCGCGAGGAGGGGGTGGTCGGCAACATCTACAAGGGCAGGATCGCCCGCGTGATGCCCGGCATGCAGGCGGCGTTCGTTGACATCGGCCTCGACCGCACCGCGTTCCTGCACGCATCGGACGTGGTCAAGGACCTCGCCGGCTACGACGAGGAGGGGGCTGAGCTGCCGTCGTCGCTCGCGGACGTGGAGCTGCCGGCCAAGGCACCCCGCGGCCGCCACCGCAAGATCGAGGACATAATCAAGGACGGCCAGGAGATCCTCGTGCAGGTCGAGAAGGAGCCGCTCGGCTCCAAGGGCGCGCGGGTCACCTCGCACGTCTCCCTGCCGGGCCGCTTCCTCGTCTACATGCCGACCATCAACCACGTGGGCGTCTCGCGCCGCATAGGCGACCACGAGGAGCGCACGAGGCTGCGCTCCATGATCCACAAGCTGCGCAAGGGCACCGGCGGCTTCATCGTGCGGACGGTCTCCTCGGGCGTCGCGGACCGGGAGTTCGCGGACGACATCGGCTATCTCACGAAGACATGGGAGGAGATCGAGCAGGCCGCATCGAAGGCCAAGGCCCCTTCGCTTGTGCACGCGGAGCTCGACGTCATCTCCAGGGTCGTGCGCGACCTGTTCACCCCGGACATCGACCGCGTGGTGGTCGACTCGCCCGATGCGCACGAGCGGATCTGCGAGTTCGTGGGCTCGTTCATGCCCAAGGGGGAGAGCGCGGTGGAGCTCTATCGGGGCGCTGAGCCGATCTTCGACGCCTTCGGAATCGAGATCGAGATCACCCGCGCGCTGGGCCACAAGGTCTGGCTCAAGAGCGGAGGCTACATCATCATCGAGCAGACCGAGGCGCTCACCGCCATCGACGTCAACACCGGCCGCTTCGTGGGCCGGCGCAACGTGGACGACACCATCCTCAAGACCAACCTCGAGGCGGTCAAGGAGATCGTCTATCAGCTGAGGCTCCGCGGGATCGGCGGGATCATCATCATCGACTTCATCGACATGGAGAGGGCCGCGGACCGCCAGAAGGTCCAGAACGCGCTCAAGGAGGCGCTCAAGGGGGACCGTGCCCGCACGACCATCAGCAAGATCTCGGACCTCGGCCTCGTGGAGATGACGCGCAAGCGCACGCGAGAGGATTTGCGCCGCCAGCTCACCAACACCTGCCCCTACTGCGAGGGCAAGGGGTGTCTCAAGAGCCCGATCACGGTCTGCTACGAGATCTTCCGCGAGATCTCCCGCGAGGCGCCCGAGCTCAAGTCCAAACAGATCCTCGTCTGCTGCCACCCCTCGGTCGCCGACGTCCTCTACGACGAGGAGCGCGCCTATCTCGAGCAGCTCGAGGAGCGCTTCGGCCGCCGCATCCAGATCAAGAGCGTGGCGGAGTACCATGTGGAGCAGTTCGATGTGATGGAGAAGTAA
- a CDS encoding four helix bundle protein — translation MALSSFDHRTIIVSVFLPGNGKRAYSRERRRFFQIALGSLAETSAALDLALAFGLITSAAQDSLKSRLQLAFTMIEALP, via the coding sequence ATCGCACTATCATCGTTTGATCATCGAACTATCATCGTATCTGTTTTTTTACCGGGCAACGGCAAACGTGCATACAGCCGCGAACGCCGCCGTTTCTTTCAAATCGCGCTCGGGTCGCTCGCCGAAACCAGCGCAGCACTCGATCTTGCGCTTGCCTTCGGCCTCATCACCTCTGCTGCGCAGGACTCGCTCAAATCGCGGCTCCAACTCGCATTCACGATGATTGAGGCCCTCCCATGA